In the genome of Leptospira ryugenii, the window TAAGATCAAAAAACCAGAGTCCGGTACGAGTCTTAGTTGGGAAATATACTTTCCACCAGGATTACATACATTTGGCTCACAACTTCTCACAGAAAAACTGTCACAATTTTTTCTTCCAAACCAAATAAAACCTAACATTCGTATTTTTAAAGAAAAAGTAAAACTAGAACAGACTAGCGCTCATTACATTACATTTTTGTATGAGACTTGTTTTTGGATTCGCGATATTCGACTAATTCTCGCTAAATTAGACTTTTCCGATGACCCGGATTTTCAATGGGAGACGGCAAATGAAAGGATTCCTGGTTTAGTGAGTCCGATGATAGAATCCCTTTTTCCCAAAAGAAACCAAAAATTTTATTCTGATATAAAGTCTAAACTGTCTATCTATTACTTTGAAAAAGAGGCTACTGTTGGTTTATCATTGTTTGGTGATCCTTCTTACCTAAGAGGACTGAAGGAAAGTTTTTCTAGCTCTGCACCTATATCAGAAGATTTTGCCTGTTCTTTTTTTGAATTTTTAGACCATACCTTTCCAACTAAAACCCAATTACCGAGTTCCTTGTTAGTACCATTTATAGGTACTGGGACATTTGGTACTGAATTTTTCTTAAGGGAAAGACAGACAATTCGTTCAGAATTACCTAAAAAATTTTTATTTCCCGAGATGAGCATATATCCTGCCAAAACAAAAGATTTCATCCTAAAAAAAAGAAATCATCTCTCATCTACTTTGAGTACGCAGATATGGTATGACACTGACCCAGCGATTTTGACCTATTTAAAAAAAGAAAAGAAAAATTGGGAAAAGCATTGGGCCACCTCAATACCCTGGCACATAGAGACAAAAGATTTTTTCAAACTTTCTTTCGAGAGCCTTGTCCCTCTACTTCGTAAAGATTTGGAGCAAACTGAAATTAGAATTTTACTTCCACTAAATCCTCCGTATGGTCTCCGAAAGCAAGGAGTAGGAGCACCGAATAGCCAGATCTATGAAATGATAGGCAAACAAGTAAAGTTGCTACAAAAAGAATGCCAAAATTTGCATCTTAACGCAAAGATAGAAATTCTTGGTTTTATATTATGTGCGAGCGAAGAGCAGTGGTCCAAACTAATGCGGGAATGGAAGGATTGGAACTTAAAAACCATCCATGTGACTCATGGTGGCATTGACCTTAGAGTCTTATTTTTCCAATCTGTAGTAAAAGATGAGTGAAAAAGAAGTTCAAATCGAATCCTCTTGGAAGGAATTTTTACAAGAAGAGTTTACAAAATCTTATTTTATGGAACTCCGAGAATTTATCCGATCAGAGTATAGAGCCAAAGTTATTTTTCCTCCCGCCAAACAAATATTTGCTGCATTTGATCTTTGCCCTGTCAAAGCTGTCAAAGTTGTAATTCTTGGCCAAGACCCTTATCATGGGAAAGGACAGGCACATGGTCTGTGTTTTTCCGTAAACGATGGAATTATTTTCCCTCCATCTCTCCAAAATATATTCAAAGAAATTGAGAGCGATCTGGGAAAACCCATACCAAAATCTGGTGATCTAAGTAGATGGGCAAGACAAGGTGTTCTGCTTTTGAATGCTAGTTTAACTGTTGTGGAGAACCAGGCAGGTTCCCACCAAAACAAAGGATGGGAAATTTTTACAGATGCTGTTATCCAAAAGCTCTCAAGTGAAAGGCAAAATCTTGTCTTTATTCTTTGGGGAAGCTTTGCACAAAAAAAAGAAGCACTCATTGATACAAAACAACATTTGATTCTGAAGTCCCCCCACCCCTCTCCTCTCTCGGCGCATAGAGGATTTTTTGGGAATCGAC includes:
- the ung gene encoding uracil-DNA glycosylase; the protein is MSEKEVQIESSWKEFLQEEFTKSYFMELREFIRSEYRAKVIFPPAKQIFAAFDLCPVKAVKVVILGQDPYHGKGQAHGLCFSVNDGIIFPPSLQNIFKEIESDLGKPIPKSGDLSRWARQGVLLLNASLTVVENQAGSHQNKGWEIFTDAVIQKLSSERQNLVFILWGSFAQKKEALIDTKQHLILKSPHPSPLSAHRGFFGNRHFSKTNEYLRTKGISDIDW